A region from the Hominilimicola fabiformis genome encodes:
- the araA gene encoding L-arabinose isomerase: protein MKSIKEYEFWFVTGSQHLYGPETLEQVAKDSQAMVDGLNASGKMPCKIVYKPTVKTPAEIKKVFKEASYDDKCAGVIAWMHTFSPSKMWINGLKDFKKPYCHFHTQFNREIPWNEIDMDFMNLNQSAHGDREHGFIGSRLRMARKVIVGYWEDEEPQTKLANWMRSACGYAISQELKMVRFSDNMRQVAVTEGDKVEAEIKFGWDVEYRPIGDIVDILNEVTEAEIDAKMAEYESRYTMDTDNIDAVRYQAKEEIAIRKMCEQFDYSAFVTHFDTLHGLDQLPGLAAQNMMADGYGFGAEGDWKVAAMDVIMKSMAEGMTGGTAFMEDYTYHLEKGNEHILGAHMLEVCPLVAADKPKIQVHPLGIGGKSDPARLVFDSKNGDAIVASLVDMGGRMRLIVNDIKACNPLKPMPKLPVAGVMWKPLPSLAVSAECWIKAGGAHHSVLSYDVTAEMMKDWAEMMGIEFLHIGENTTVEDFEKEIFWNDIAYKLK, encoded by the coding sequence ATGAAATCAATTAAAGAATATGAATTTTGGTTTGTAACAGGAAGTCAACACCTTTACGGCCCTGAAACTTTGGAACAGGTTGCAAAGGATTCACAGGCTATGGTGGACGGTCTTAACGCGTCAGGCAAAATGCCTTGTAAGATTGTGTACAAGCCGACAGTGAAAACTCCTGCTGAAATTAAAAAAGTTTTCAAAGAGGCATCATATGATGATAAATGTGCCGGCGTAATTGCTTGGATGCACACATTCAGTCCGTCAAAGATGTGGATAAACGGTCTAAAGGACTTCAAAAAGCCTTACTGTCATTTCCATACACAGTTTAATCGTGAAATTCCTTGGAATGAAATCGATATGGACTTTATGAACCTTAACCAGTCTGCACACGGTGACAGAGAACACGGATTTATCGGTTCAAGACTTAGAATGGCGAGAAAGGTTATCGTAGGTTATTGGGAGGACGAAGAACCTCAGACAAAGCTTGCAAATTGGATGAGAAGTGCTTGCGGTTATGCAATCAGCCAAGAACTTAAAATGGTACGTTTCAGCGATAATATGCGCCAAGTTGCCGTTACAGAGGGTGATAAGGTTGAGGCTGAAATCAAGTTCGGTTGGGACGTTGAATACAGACCAATCGGCGATATTGTTGACATTTTGAATGAAGTTACAGAGGCTGAAATCGATGCAAAAATGGCTGAATATGAAAGCCGTTATACAATGGATACGGATAATATTGACGCTGTTCGTTATCAGGCGAAAGAAGAAATCGCTATAAGAAAAATGTGTGAACAGTTTGATTACAGTGCATTCGTTACTCATTTTGATACATTGCACGGTCTTGACCAACTTCCGGGTCTTGCCGCACAGAATATGATGGCAGACGGTTACGGTTTCGGTGCTGAGGGTGACTGGAAAGTTGCTGCTATGGACGTTATAATGAAGTCAATGGCTGAGGGTATGACAGGCGGTACTGCATTTATGGAGGACTATACATACCATCTTGAAAAAGGTAATGAACATATTTTGGGTGCGCATATGCTTGAAGTTTGCCCGCTTGTTGCGGCAGATAAGCCGAAAATTCAGGTACATCCTCTTGGTATCGGCGGTAAGAGCGATCCTGCAAGACTTGTATTTGACTCAAAGAACGGTGACGCAATCGTTGCTTCGCTTGTTGATATGGGCGGCAGAATGCGTTTAATCGTAAATGATATTAAGGCTTGTAATCCGTTAAAGCCAATGCCTAAATTGCCTGTTGCGGGTGTAATGTGGAAACCGCTTCCGTCACTTGCTGTTTCGGCTGAATGTTGGATTAAAGCCGGCGGTGCTCATCACAGCGTTCTTTCATATGATGTTACTGCTGAAATGATGAAAGACTGGGCTGAAATGATGGGTATTGAATTCCTGCATATCGGTGAAAATACAACAGTTGAAGATTTTGAAAAAGAAATTTTCTGGAACGATATTGCTTATAAATTAAAGTAA
- the thiH gene encoding 2-iminoacetate synthase ThiH: MKERTNHMEYMEGMEVIDSTLLDEVISAMDAYDYDKYTDKDVENALSHDVLTTEDFAALLSPAALNHLEEMAQRAQIETRKHFGNSVSMFTPLYIANYCENYCIYCGFNCYNKIRRAKLSEEEIKKEMQEIAKTGLQEILLLTGESRKMSDVEYIGNACKIAKKYFKVVGVEVYPMNSDEYAHLHKCGADFVTVFQETYNSDKYETLHLEGHKRIFPYRFYAQERAILGGMRGVGFAALLGLDDFRKDAFATGMHAYLLQKKYPYAEIAFSCPRLRPIINNDKINPKDVHEPQLLQVICAYRIFMPFASITISTRECERFRNNIINIAATKISAGVDVGIGGHSGEQKGDEQFEISDPRNVEEVYKAIEEQGLQPVMSDYIYV; encoded by the coding sequence ATGAAAGAAAGAACAAATCATATGGAATATATGGAGGGTATGGAGGTTATCGACTCTACTCTGCTTGATGAAGTCATATCGGCTATGGACGCGTATGACTATGATAAATATACGGATAAAGACGTGGAAAATGCACTTTCTCACGATGTACTTACAACGGAAGACTTCGCGGCACTTCTTTCACCGGCGGCACTTAACCACCTTGAAGAAATGGCACAAAGAGCACAAATTGAAACAAGAAAGCATTTCGGAAATTCCGTTTCGATGTTTACGCCTTTGTACATAGCAAATTACTGTGAAAACTATTGTATTTACTGCGGTTTTAACTGCTATAACAAAATTCGCCGAGCAAAACTTTCGGAAGAAGAAATTAAAAAGGAAATGCAGGAAATCGCGAAAACAGGCTTACAGGAAATTTTACTTTTGACAGGTGAAAGCCGAAAAATGTCAGACGTCGAATATATCGGCAATGCTTGTAAAATAGCGAAGAAATATTTTAAGGTTGTCGGTGTTGAGGTTTATCCGATGAACTCTGACGAATACGCACATCTGCACAAGTGCGGTGCAGATTTTGTGACGGTATTCCAAGAAACGTATAACAGCGACAAATACGAAACATTGCACCTTGAGGGACACAAAAGAATATTCCCGTATCGTTTCTACGCACAGGAAAGAGCGATACTCGGCGGTATGCGCGGTGTGGGATTTGCGGCACTTTTGGGATTGGACGATTTCAGAAAAGACGCTTTCGCAACTGGTATGCACGCATATTTGTTGCAGAAGAAATATCCGTATGCGGAAATTGCGTTTTCGTGTCCGCGTTTAAGACCGATTATAAATAACGACAAAATCAATCCGAAAGACGTACACGAACCACAGCTTTTGCAGGTAATATGTGCGTACAGAATATTTATGCCGTTTGCGAGCATAACAATTTCAACGCGTGAATGTGAGCGATTCAGAAATAATATTATTAATATTGCCGCTACAAAAATAAGTGCCGGAGTTGACGTTGGTATCGGCGGTCATTCGGGAGAGCAAAAGGGTGATGAACAATTTGAAATTTCAGACCCGAGAAACGTTGAAGAAGTGTATAAAGCGATTGAGGAGCAGGGCTTACAGCCGGTAATGAGTGATTATATCTATGTTTAA
- a CDS encoding sulfide/dihydroorotate dehydrogenase-like FAD/NAD-binding protein, whose product MAYKVVKKNVLNPQIFLMEVEAPLVAKKAEPGQFIILRIDEYGERVPFTIADFDREKGTVTIIVQIVGKTTKDLAQVEEGEEILDFAGPLGTPTPLEGLKKVAVIGGGLGTAIAYPQAKKLHNLGADVTVITGFRNKDLVILEDELKKVSNKLIVATDDGSNGNQGFVTDMLKKEIEAGEKFDEVIAIGPLVMMKFVCKLTEQYNIPTTVSMNPVMIDGTGMCGGCRVIVGGETKFACVDGPDFDGHKIDWDTAMKRGRMFKDYEEKSCKEGHCRIGRTNHQD is encoded by the coding sequence ATGGCTTACAAAGTAGTTAAAAAGAATGTGCTTAATCCGCAAATCTTTTTAATGGAGGTTGAAGCTCCATTGGTTGCGAAGAAAGCAGAGCCGGGACAGTTCATCATTTTGAGAATTGATGAATACGGCGAAAGAGTTCCGTTTACAATCGCAGATTTTGACAGAGAAAAGGGAACAGTTACAATTATCGTACAAATCGTAGGTAAGACAACAAAGGACCTTGCACAGGTTGAAGAAGGAGAAGAAATTCTTGACTTTGCCGGACCTTTGGGAACACCTACACCGCTTGAAGGTCTAAAGAAAGTTGCGGTTATCGGCGGCGGTCTTGGCACAGCTATAGCTTATCCGCAGGCTAAGAAACTTCATAATCTTGGTGCCGACGTAACGGTTATCACAGGTTTTCGAAACAAGGATTTAGTTATTCTTGAAGATGAACTAAAGAAAGTTTCAAACAAACTTATCGTTGCAACAGACGACGGTTCAAACGGAAATCAAGGCTTTGTTACAGATATGCTTAAAAAAGAAATCGAAGCAGGCGAAAAGTTTGACGAAGTAATCGCAATCGGTCCGCTTGTAATGATGAAATTTGTCTGTAAGCTGACAGAACAATACAACATTCCTACAACAGTTTCAATGAACCCTGTTATGATTGACGGTACAGGTATGTGCGGCGGCTGCCGTGTAATAGTCGGCGGAGAAACAAAGTTCGCTTGCGTGGACGGTCCTGACTTTGACGGTCACAAGATTGACTGGGATACTGCTATGAAACGTGGCAGAATGTTTAAGGATTACGAAGAAAAATCATGTAAAGAAGGTCACTGCAGAATAGGCAGAACCAATCATCAAGACTGA
- a CDS encoding RluA family pseudouridine synthase has product MDRVLEYEIPSEYDGANITTVLKRHFKISTNLIKDLKKYKEGIQVNGEHRRVVDFVAKGDILKITIRDTASENIVPTDIPLDIVYEDEDVLVINKPPNMPTHPSMGNYENSLANGVMYYYKSKGEERVFRAVNRLDKDTSGLMAVAKNSYIHARLGEEIQKKELKRKYMCIVCGDVEHDGTVDAPIRRADGSVINRIVAPDGQRAVTHYRVIKRYREYTLLEMELETGRTHQIRVHMAYIGHPLVGDWLYGTENHNIAKRQMLHSCYLCFTHPITGQIMEFKDEMAEDMRAFIEKLS; this is encoded by the coding sequence ATGGACAGAGTACTTGAATATGAAATTCCGTCAGAATATGACGGAGCGAATATAACGACTGTTTTAAAACGGCATTTTAAAATTTCAACCAATCTGATTAAGGACTTGAAGAAATACAAAGAGGGAATACAGGTAAACGGCGAACACAGACGTGTTGTGGATTTTGTGGCAAAGGGCGATATTTTAAAAATAACAATTCGTGATACTGCGTCCGAAAATATTGTGCCTACCGATATTCCGCTTGATATTGTGTATGAAGACGAGGACGTGCTTGTTATAAACAAACCGCCGAATATGCCGACTCATCCGTCAATGGGAAATTACGAAAATTCGCTTGCAAACGGTGTGATGTATTATTACAAAAGCAAGGGCGAGGAAAGAGTTTTTCGTGCGGTAAACCGTCTTGATAAAGATACTTCGGGACTTATGGCTGTTGCAAAAAATTCGTACATACACGCAAGATTGGGTGAAGAAATACAGAAAAAAGAATTGAAACGAAAATATATGTGTATCGTGTGCGGTGATGTAGAACATGACGGGACGGTTGACGCACCGATCAGACGTGCCGACGGAAGTGTTATAAACAGAATTGTGGCACCTGACGGACAGAGAGCCGTAACACATTACAGAGTTATAAAACGTTACAGAGAGTATACATTGCTTGAAATGGAGCTTGAAACGGGGCGTACGCATCAAATTCGTGTGCATATGGCATATATCGGTCATCCGCTTGTAGGCGACTGGCTTTACGGAACGGAGAACCATAATATTGCCAAAAGGCAGATGTTACATTCGTGCTATCTTTGCTTTACGCATCCGATTACAGGTCAAATAATGGAGTTTAAAGACGAAATGGCAGAAGATATGAGGGCTTTTATCGAAAAACTTTCGTAA
- a CDS encoding glutamate-cysteine ligase family protein: MDIYDNNINVLTNYIADGSKGCNSNAVGVELEHFVIDKNGDCVPYINGVENIIEQLAQNFPKHVYSEGFLIGLSCDKYNITLEPGAQIEISIKPTENICEIENIYGEFLSVINPILDKYSYRLTTLGYMPKNKAKDISLIPKKRYEYMNKYFKSVGTRGINMMRGTASAQVSIDFADEKDCVQKFKKANIISPILSLICDNAPVFEGKPFLGNTLRTYIWNDVDNDRCGIVPTVLDSDFSFKKYAEYIYNSPAILTVNGDDIEFTADKKICDIYKDTPIDESIAEHLLSMFFPDVRLKKYIEIRPADSMPIKYVLAYATLIKGIFMSDFSLDVSLSAIAQAKNNIILKGYNAEVYGTDAHTLAMKLCSAAYNALDSSDREYLLPLKQLIDNKQTLKETINLAKGRGIL, from the coding sequence ATGGATATTTACGATAATAACATTAATGTACTTACAAATTATATAGCCGATGGCTCAAAAGGCTGTAATTCAAATGCAGTCGGAGTTGAGCTTGAGCATTTTGTAATTGACAAAAACGGCGATTGTGTACCGTATATCAACGGTGTTGAAAATATAATCGAACAGCTTGCTCAAAACTTCCCCAAACACGTTTACAGCGAGGGTTTTCTTATCGGTCTTTCGTGTGATAAATACAACATCACTCTTGAACCGGGCGCACAAATTGAAATCAGTATAAAACCGACTGAAAACATTTGTGAGATTGAAAATATTTACGGCGAATTTTTATCGGTGATAAATCCCATACTTGATAAATATTCATACAGACTTACAACACTCGGTTATATGCCTAAAAACAAAGCAAAGGATATATCGCTTATCCCGAAAAAACGTTATGAATATATGAACAAATACTTTAAATCGGTTGGCACACGCGGAATAAATATGATGCGCGGTACCGCGTCTGCACAGGTATCTATTGACTTCGCCGATGAAAAAGACTGCGTTCAAAAATTTAAAAAAGCAAACATAATAAGCCCTATTCTTTCACTTATATGCGACAACGCACCTGTTTTTGAGGGCAAGCCGTTTTTGGGAAATACGTTGAGAACATATATTTGGAATGATGTTGACAATGACCGTTGCGGTATTGTTCCGACAGTGCTTGACAGTGATTTTTCATTCAAGAAATATGCCGAATACATTTACAATTCACCGGCTATACTCACTGTAAACGGTGACGATATAGAATTTACCGCCGATAAAAAAATATGCGATATTTACAAAGATACTCCTATTGACGAAAGCATAGCGGAGCATCTTCTTTCTATGTTCTTCCCTGACGTAAGACTTAAAAAGTATATTGAAATCAGACCTGCCGACAGTATGCCGATTAAGTATGTTTTAGCTTATGCAACGCTTATCAAAGGTATTTTTATGTCTGATTTTTCACTTGATGTTTCACTAAGTGCCATTGCTCAGGCAAAGAACAATATAATATTAAAGGGTTATAATGCCGAAGTTTACGGAACTGACGCACATACGTTGGCTATGAAATTGTGCAGTGCGGCATATAACGCACTTGATTCAAGCGACAGAGAATATCTTCTTCCGCTTAAACAGCTTATAGACAACAAACAAACATTAAAGGAGACGATTAACCTTGCAAAAGGCAGAGGAATTTTATAA
- a CDS encoding putative quinol monooxygenase — protein sequence MITIIAKFNVLNGSVDEFKKCAVNVVRDTRKEKGNLAYKIYQSREDATKFTFIEEWLNDTAIEQHNNAKHFLQFLEDIKPLTDGDVQIEQLTKVPSVFC from the coding sequence ATGATTACTATAATAGCAAAATTCAATGTACTTAACGGCAGTGTTGACGAATTCAAAAAATGTGCTGTCAATGTAGTGCGTGATACACGCAAGGAAAAAGGCAATCTTGCGTACAAGATATACCAAAGCAGAGAAGATGCAACAAAATTTACATTCATCGAAGAATGGCTTAACGACACTGCAATAGAGCAGCACAACAATGCAAAGCATTTTCTTCAATTTCTTGAGGACATCAAACCGCTTACAGATGGTGACGTTCAAATCGAACAGCTTACAAAAGTACCGTCTGTATTTTGCTGA
- a CDS encoding glutathionylspermidine synthase family protein, with translation MQKAEEFYKKLVDDNFAESLQSAKKQQEYIKTSTARYHGYFVHTLYMPKMFTEEMAAYFKKAAESMYKILEKVIHEYQTNAEYRKLFGFDEKLEKLILRPNHYECALPIARIDIFFNEDDFSFKFCEFNADGSSAMNEDKELNQAIRLTSTFDKFTEKYNVRTYELFNSWVKAFMDIYRTYDRAVENPHIAIVDFFGGDISREFTAFQKAFEDSGLTCEICEITDLSYENGKLLSPSGKQINAIYRRAVTCDIMRNYDKVQPFIKAAENNDVCLIGDFKTQVIHNKIVFKILHDDMTSAFLTDEEKQYVKDHIPYTASLTQEEIDKHDVLNTKDKWVIKPEDSYASKGVYAGVEGMSDHAWKEEVLSNVDNHYLLQEYCTPYATWNIDITHDENAKYKKYSNITGMYVYNGKLAGLYSRIAKNSIISTQYSEMSLPTIVVSEK, from the coding sequence TTGCAAAAGGCAGAGGAATTTTATAAAAAACTTGTAGACGATAATTTCGCGGAAAGTCTGCAAAGCGCAAAAAAGCAACAGGAATATATCAAAACTTCAACGGCACGTTATCACGGCTATTTTGTACACACGCTTTATATGCCGAAAATGTTTACGGAAGAAATGGCGGCATACTTCAAAAAAGCCGCCGAAAGTATGTACAAAATACTTGAAAAAGTTATTCATGAATATCAAACTAATGCCGAATACAGAAAGCTTTTCGGTTTTGACGAAAAATTGGAAAAGCTAATTCTTCGTCCAAATCACTATGAATGTGCCTTGCCTATCGCAAGAATAGATATATTTTTTAATGAGGACGATTTTTCGTTTAAGTTCTGCGAATTTAACGCGGACGGCTCAAGTGCAATGAATGAGGATAAGGAGCTTAATCAAGCCATTCGTCTTACAAGCACTTTTGATAAGTTTACCGAAAAATACAATGTGAGAACATATGAATTGTTTAATTCATGGGTTAAAGCATTTATGGATATTTACCGTACATACGACAGAGCGGTAGAAAATCCGCATATTGCAATAGTCGACTTTTTCGGCGGTGACATAAGCCGTGAATTTACCGCATTTCAAAAGGCATTTGAGGACAGCGGTTTAACGTGTGAAATATGCGAAATAACCGACCTTTCATACGAAAACGGCAAACTTCTTTCGCCAAGCGGCAAGCAAATCAATGCAATCTACCGCCGTGCGGTGACTTGCGATATTATGCGTAATTACGATAAAGTTCAGCCGTTTATAAAGGCTGCCGAAAATAATGATGTATGCCTTATCGGTGATTTTAAAACACAGGTTATTCATAATAAAATCGTGTTTAAGATACTTCACGATGATATGACTTCCGCATTCCTTACCGACGAAGAAAAGCAGTACGTCAAAGATCACATTCCGTACACCGCGTCACTTACACAAGAAGAAATCGATAAACACGATGTTCTTAATACAAAGGATAAGTGGGTCATAAAACCTGAAGATTCGTATGCGTCAAAAGGCGTGTATGCAGGTGTTGAGGGTATGAGTGACCACGCGTGGAAAGAAGAAGTTTTGAGTAACGTTGATAATCACTACTTACTTCAAGAATACTGTACCCCATATGCAACTTGGAATATCGACATCACCCACGATGAAAATGCAAAATATAAAAAGTACAGTAATATAACGGGTATGTACGTGTATAACGGCAAACTTGCCGGTCTGTATTCAAGAATTGCCAAAAACAGCATTATTTCAACTCAATACAGTGAAATGTCACTTCCGACGATTGTGGTAAGTGAAAAATAG
- a CDS encoding CpXC domain-containing protein → MSLNLKQNVKCPKCSQMSEVTVWNSITVKDSEDLKHDLLTGKVNMFRCPSCSYSALMPTPMLYHDEDKRLMISFSPCDDVVLKSQLFDNVQKSSKESGELDKLEGYNLRFVTDYNELLEKILIFDNDMNDKTMEVIKLMVLSQDLEKAEQRVCRFGKCQDEVIEFMIYDTIENQTYTSKVPKETYDTIHKQLLESGMKPYSFGWEMVDASYATRLLNGFNN, encoded by the coding sequence ATGAGTCTTAATTTAAAGCAAAATGTAAAATGCCCAAAGTGCAGTCAAATGAGTGAAGTTACTGTATGGAATTCGATTACGGTTAAGGACAGTGAAGATTTAAAGCATGACTTGCTTACGGGTAAGGTGAATATGTTCCGTTGTCCGTCTTGTTCGTACTCGGCACTTATGCCTACACCTATGCTTTATCACGATGAAGATAAGCGTCTTATGATTTCATTTTCACCGTGTGACGATGTTGTTTTGAAAAGTCAGCTTTTTGACAATGTTCAGAAATCGTCAAAAGAATCGGGCGAACTTGACAAACTTGAGGGGTATAATTTACGTTTTGTAACCGATTATAATGAATTGCTTGAAAAAATTCTTATCTTTGATAACGATATGAACGACAAGACTATGGAGGTTATAAAACTTATGGTATTGTCGCAGGACTTGGAAAAGGCGGAGCAGAGAGTTTGCCGTTTCGGAAAGTGTCAGGATGAAGTGATAGAATTTATGATATACGACACAATCGAAAATCAAACATACACATCAAAAGTGCCTAAAGAAACATATGACACAATTCATAAACAACTTCTTGAATCGGGTATGAAACCGTACAGTTTCGGTTGGGAAATGGTTGACGCATCATATGCGACAAGACTTTTAAACGGGTTTAACAACTGA
- a CDS encoding methionine gamma-lyase family protein encodes MDKNKFIKDNFGISDKTLKLVSEAEESIKEQFKHIENICEINQLRVMKAFADNRVSDSHFVATTGYGYDDLGRDTLDRVYADIMGAEDALVRHNFISGTHTISTALFAVLRPNDILVSITGKPYDTLEEVIGIQGEAGNGSLKDFGVKYVQIDLKHDGTPDLEQIKFTLTHMNVKAITIQRSKGYGWRPTYSAKDIGALIEFVKEISPETICIVDNCYGEFVETEEPTAYGADLIAGSLIKNPGGGLAPTGGYIAGKQKYVELCAYRLTSVGIGKEAGASLGFNRQMYQGLFMAPHVVSQALKAAVLCSAVFEKLGFEVDPKPNEIRHDIIQSIKFGDPDKVTAFCQGIQKGAPVDSFVTPEPWDMPGYSSQVIMAAGAFVQGASIELSADAPIKPPYIAYMQGGLTYESAKLGIMVAADKMLRKE; translated from the coding sequence ATGGATAAGAATAAATTTATAAAAGATAATTTCGGTATATCGGACAAGACGCTTAAATTGGTAAGTGAGGCGGAGGAGAGTATCAAGGAGCAGTTTAAGCATATAGAGAATATTTGTGAAATAAATCAGCTTAGAGTTATGAAAGCATTTGCGGATAATCGTGTATCTGACAGTCACTTTGTTGCTACGACAGGCTACGGTTATGACGATTTGGGCAGAGATACGCTTGACAGAGTATATGCGGATATTATGGGTGCGGAGGACGCACTTGTACGTCACAATTTCATATCTGGTACGCATACCATCTCAACCGCACTTTTTGCTGTTTTAAGACCGAATGATATACTTGTTTCGATAACGGGCAAGCCGTATGACACGCTTGAAGAAGTAATCGGAATACAAGGTGAGGCGGGTAACGGCTCACTTAAAGATTTCGGCGTAAAATATGTTCAGATTGATTTAAAGCATGACGGAACACCTGACCTTGAACAGATTAAATTTACTCTTACACATATGAATGTAAAAGCCATTACAATACAGCGTTCAAAGGGTTACGGCTGGCGTCCGACATACAGTGCAAAGGATATAGGCGCACTTATAGAATTTGTAAAGGAAATTTCGCCTGAAACTATTTGTATAGTTGACAACTGTTACGGTGAATTTGTCGAAACGGAAGAGCCTACCGCATACGGTGCAGACCTTATAGCAGGCTCACTTATAAAAAATCCGGGCGGCGGACTTGCTCCGACCGGCGGATATATTGCAGGTAAACAGAAGTATGTAGAGCTTTGTGCATACCGTCTTACTTCTGTCGGAATCGGCAAGGAGGCAGGTGCGTCACTCGGTTTTAACAGACAGATGTATCAAGGCTTGTTTATGGCACCGCACGTTGTGTCACAGGCTTTAAAAGCCGCAGTACTTTGCTCGGCGGTATTTGAGAAACTCGGCTTTGAGGTTGACCCAAAACCTAACGAAATCAGACACGATATAATTCAATCAATAAAATTCGGTGATCCCGATAAAGTTACAGCATTTTGTCAGGGAATACAAAAAGGTGCACCGGTGGACAGCTTTGTTACACCTGAACCTTGGGATATGCCGGGATATTCGTCACAGGTAATTATGGCGGCAGGTGCGTTTGTACAGGGTGCGTCGATAGAATTATCGGCTGACGCACCTATAAAACCGCCGTACATTGCATATATGCAAGGCGGTTTGACATACGAAAGCGCAAAACTCGGAATAATGGTTGCTGCTGATAAAATGCTTAGAAAGGAATAA
- a CDS encoding thiamine phosphate synthase has translation MFNIVCVTHRKLCDNFLERVGELYENNVPVILREKDLSESEYEELAKKVVEICPNVILHSYINVAKKIGVKRIHLPLRLMNENAEKEFETVGVSVHSADEAVLAEKMGATYVTAGHIFATDCKKGLEPRGIEFLKNAVSSVDIDVYGIGGISPENIGKIQNTGAKGACIMSGFMKCDNVKKYLDETYKNLLKK, from the coding sequence ATGTTTAATATTGTATGCGTGACGCACAGAAAACTTTGCGACAACTTTTTGGAACGAGTGGGGGAGCTTTATGAAAACAATGTTCCTGTAATACTCAGAGAAAAAGACTTGTCGGAAAGTGAATATGAAGAACTGGCGAAAAAAGTTGTTGAAATTTGTCCGAACGTGATACTTCATTCATATATTAACGTTGCAAAAAAAATCGGTGTAAAGAGAATACATTTACCTTTGCGTTTGATGAACGAAAATGCAGAGAAAGAATTTGAAACGGTCGGTGTATCTGTTCATTCGGCAGATGAAGCAGTGCTTGCAGAAAAAATGGGTGCAACGTATGTGACGGCAGGTCATATTTTTGCGACAGACTGCAAAAAAGGTCTTGAGCCGCGCGGCATAGAATTTTTGAAAAATGCAGTATCGTCCGTCGATATTGATGTTTACGGTATCGGCGGTATTTCGCCTGAAAATATCGGCAAAATACAGAATACCGGCGCAAAGGGCGCTTGTATAATGTCGGGGTTTATGAAGTGCGATAATGTGAAAAAATATTTGGACGAAACATACAAAAACCTATTGAAAAAATAA